A genomic segment from Perca flavescens isolate YP-PL-M2 chromosome 13, PFLA_1.0, whole genome shotgun sequence encodes:
- the LOC114566246 gene encoding olfactory receptor 5H15, which translates to MEDVKKKLASGDFKTTENEVTEVSVYPVFLFFFFSYLIIILANVGIVILVFMDKSLHQPMYLLFCNLLVNDVTGNSNMVPRLLSDILQPPSERIISYYECVIQAFTIHIYATTCHTALMIMAFDRYVAICNPLRYAAIMTNKMVIKLTVSAWGVALVMVGILLGLTIRLNRCRTLITNPYCDNASLFKLSCEDVFINNVYGLAFTVVPFTCSIGCMVLTYTKIAVVCLMSNNKSLNSKALKTCSTHLFAYLIMLLCGMLVIILHRFPQYSDYRKLAAILFHIIPGCLNPII; encoded by the exons ATGGAAGATGTTAAAAAGAAGTTGGCCTCAGGAGATTTTAAAACCACCGAAAATGAA GTTACAGAAGTTTCTGTGTACCctgtctttctcttcttctttttctcctacCTAATTATTATATTAGCAAATGTTGGTATTGTAATTCTGGTTTTCATGGACAAAAGCCTTCACCAGCCCATGTATCTGCTTTTCTGCAACCTGCTGGTTAATGACGTTACTGGAAATTCTAACATGGTGCCCCGCTTGCTTTCAGATATCTTGCAGCCTCCCTCTGAGCGCATCATCAGTTATTATGAATGTGTGATCCAAGCTTTTACCATACACATATATGCCACCACTTGCCACACAGCGCTCATGATTATGGCCTTTGACAGATATGTGGCCATCTGCAATCCCCTGCGCTATGCTGCCATAATGACCAACAAAATGGTGATCAAGCTGACAGTTTCTGCCTGGGGAGTGGCCTTAGTAATGGTTGGGATTCTGCTGGGTCTGACCATACGGCTGAACCGATGCAGGACTCTGATCACAAATCCTTACTGTGACAATGCCTCACTGTTTAAACTCTCCTGTGAGGATGTGTTTATTAATAATGTCTATGGCCTGGCTTTCACTGTAGTTCCGTTCACATGTTCTATAGGCTGCATGGTTCTCACCTATACTAAGATTGCAGTAGTCTGTCTGATGAGTAACAACAAGTCTCTGAACAGTAAAGCCTTGAAGACCTGCAGCACTCATCTCTTTGCATATCTAATTATGTTGTTATGTGGAATGCTGGTCATCATCCTGCATCGCTTCCCTCAGTATTCAGACTACAGAAAACTGGCTGCTATTTTGTTTCACATCATCCCCGGCTGCCTTAACCCCATTATTTAA
- the LOC114566248 gene encoding olfactory receptor 52N5-like, translating into MENNTSVGDILILEGLNVTSQSFIPTFIFLLLIYIFIIVSNIGLVVLILRSKNLQQPMYLLVCNMSINDVFGATIVIPHVLRDLLISDSERYIHYIDCAVQAFCVHLHMGASQTVLMIMAFDRYVAICNPLRYAAIMTNRMVVSLSVAAWGTAFVLVAILVGLSIRLSRCRSVIFNPFCDNPSLFKLSCESILINNIYGLGYTVVLMGSSLGSVTLTYLRIAMVCLSSKNKALNSKALQTCTTHLVVYVILVLSGFLVVILHRFPLLAELRNAASVMGQVAPPALNAFIYGLQNKEIRQRIKTLFHNNKVT; encoded by the coding sequence ATGGAAAACAACACTTCTGTTGGGGATATTCTAATCTTAGAGGGGTTAAACGTAACCTCCCAGTCCTTCATTCCCaccttcatcttcctcctcctcatctacATCTTCATCATAGTGTCCAACATCGGCCTGGTGGTGCTGATCTTACGGAGCAAGAACCTCCAGCAGCCCATGTATCTGCTCGTCTGCAACATGAGCATCAACGATGTCTTTGGGGCGACAATAGTGATACCTCATGTCCTCCGAGATCTTTTAATTTCAGACTCAGAACGGTACATTCATTACATCGACTGTGCCGTCCAGGCGTTTTGTGTTCACCTCCATATGGGTGCTTCACAGACAGTGCTCATGATCATGGCTTTTGATCGTTATGTGGCCATCTGCAACCCACTGAGGTACGCCGCCATCATGACCAACAGGATGGTGGTGTCGCTGTCAGTGGCAGCGTGGGGAACGGCCTTCGTGCTGGTGGCGATTCTCGTGGGGCTCAGCATCCGCCTGTCACGCTGCAGGTCAGTTATCTTCAACCCATTCTGTGACAACCCGTCCTTGTTCAAACTGTCTTGTGAAAGCATTCTCATCAATAACATCTACGGTCTCGGCTACACGGTGGTGCTGATGGGCTCGTCCCTCGGCAGCGTAACGCTCACCTACCTGAGAATCGCCATGGTGTGTTTGAGTAGTAAGAACAAAGCTCTGAACAGCAAAGCGCTGCAGACCTGCACCACTCATCTGGTCGTGTACGTCATCCTTGTGTTGTCCGGCTTCCTCGTTGTGATCCTGCACCGCTTCCCTCTTCTGGCCGAACTCAGGAATGCGGCGTCTGTCATGGGACAGGTTGCCCCGCCGGCCCTGAATGCTTTTATCTACGGTCTGCAAAATAAAGAAATCCGGCAGAGGATTAAAACTTTGTTCCATAACAATAAAGTAACTTGA
- the LOC114566247 gene encoding olfactory receptor 52N5-like, which translates to MENNTSVGDILILEGLNVTSQSYIPAFILLLLIYIFIIVSNIGLVVLILRSKSLQQPMYLLVCNMSINDVFGATIVIPHVLRDLLISDSERYIHYIDCAVQAFCVHLHMGASHTVLMIMAFDRYVAICNPLRYAAVMTNRMVVSLSVAAWGTIFVLVAILLGLSIRLSRCRSVIFNPFCDNASLFKLSCESILINNIYGIGYTVVLLGSSLCSVTLTYLRIAMVCLSSKNKALNSKALQTCTTHLVVYVILMVSGCLNVILHRFPLLAEPRKAASVVGHVVMPALNAVIYGLQNKEVRQMIKTLFHNNKVT; encoded by the coding sequence ATGGAAAACAACACTTCTGTTGGGGATATTCTAATCTTAGAGGGGTTAAATGTAACCTCCCAGTCCTATATTCCCgccttcatcctcctcctcctcatctacATCTTCATCATAGTGTCCAACATTGGCCTGGTGGTGCTGATCTTACGAAGCAAGAGCCTCCAGCAGCCCATGTATCTGCTCGTCTGCAACATGAGCATCAACGATGTCTTTGGGGCGACAATAGTTATACCTCATGTCCTCCGAGATCTTTTAATTTCAGACTCAGAACGGTACATTCATTACATCGACTGTGCCGTCCAGGCGTTTTGTGTTCACCTCCATATGGGTGCTTCTCACACGGTGCTCATGATCATGGCTTTTGATCGTTATGTGGCCATCTGCAACCCACTGAGGTACGCCGCCGTCATGACCAACAGGATGGTGGTGTCGCTGTCGGTGGCAGCGTGGGGAACGATCTTCGTGCTGGTGGCGATTCTCTTGGGGCTCAGCATCCGCCTGTCACGCTGCAGGTCAGTTATCTTCAACCCGTTCTGTGACAATGCGTCCTTGTTCAAACTGTCTTGTGAAAGCATTCTCATCAATAACATCTACGGTATCGGCTACACGGTGGTGCTGCTGGGCTCGTCCCTCTGCAGCGTAACGCTCACCTACCTGAGAATCGCCATGGTGTGTTTGAGTAGTAAGAACAAAGCTCTGAACAGCAAAGCGCTGCAGACCTGCACCACTCATCTGGTCGTGTACGTCATCCTCATGGTTTCCGGCTGCCTCAATGTGATCCTGCACCGCTTCCCTCTTCTGGCCGAACCCAGGAAAGCGGCGTCCGTCGTGGGACATGTTGTCATGCCGGCCCTGAACGCTGTTATTTACGGTCTGCAAAATAAAGAGGTCCGGCAGATGATTAAAACTTTGTTTCATAACAATAAAGTAACTTGA